In Macadamia integrifolia cultivar HAES 741 chromosome 12, SCU_Mint_v3, whole genome shotgun sequence, the following are encoded in one genomic region:
- the LOC122058309 gene encoding protein DMP2-like, whose translation MATSKNTSSTSGTSKQGMAGKAFQGMASLIKLLPTGTVFLFRFLNPVLTNNGRCNHTINKYLEGILLVVCGFSCCFSTFTDSYEGSDGSVHYGIVTISGLWPSPASDKVNLKSYKLRFGDFVHAFLTVIVFAVVSLLDTNTMDCYYPSLVSAQNVLVMVLTPVIGFLASTVFFFFHNTRHGIGYSSI comes from the coding sequence ATGGCGACAAGCAAGAATACATCTTCAACTAGTGGGACAAGCAAACAAGGCATGGCAGGCAAGGCCTTCCAAGGTATGGCAAGCCTCATCAAGCTTCTACCAACTGGGACTGTCTTTTTGTTTCGATTCCTAAATCCAGTCTTAACCAACAACGGTCGTTGTAATCATACCATCAACAAGTACCTTGAAGGGATTCTCCTTGTTGTCTGTGGCTTCTCTTGTTGCTTCTCAACTTTTACAGATAGTTACGAGGGTAGCGATGGTTCGGTTCATTATGGGATTGTAACCATTAGTGGACTCTGGCCGTCGCCGGCGTCGGATAAAGTGAATTTGAAGTCCTATAAGCTTAGATTTGGGGACTTTGTGCATGCCTTCTTGACGGTGATTGTGTTTGCAGTGGTTTCTCTATTGGACACAAACACCATGGACTGTTACTATCCATCGTTGGTGTCTGCTCAGAATGTGTTGGTGATGGTTTTGACTCCAGTGATTGGTTTCCTCGCTAGTAcagtgttcttcttcttccacaacACACGTCATGGGATTGGGTACTCTTCAATCTAA